The genomic region ATGCTTCCGCTACATTTTATATTAAGGCCTCGCGTGCCCTTACGCATGAATTGGTTCGCCATCGTATTGCCAGTTATTCCCAGCGCAGTCAGCGTTATGTGCGCGAGATGCAGGCGGATTACGTTATTCCGCCTGAGTTTAAAGATCAAAATTCGGAAACGGCAAAATTATATTACGAGGCAATGAATTCGGCATGGGACAGCTACAAAAAATTGCTGGATGCCGGGATGAAACCCGAAATCGCGCGCTATGTGTTGCCGAATGCGTGCCTTACGGAAATTATTTGCACATGGAACTTCAGAGAAATCCGTCATATCCTCAAGTTGCGCACCAGTCCGGCAGCACTGCCGGAAATCCGTGAAGTTGCGCAAAAAATTGAAGAAATCATGAAGGAACAAGCCCCGAAGGTTTTTGGCGATTTATAAAAATTAAACCAAACTAAAAACACCCCCAAGGGTCTACGCGGGGGTGTTTTTTAATCTCTTATTCGTAACCGGTCATTTCCAGATAGCCGGTGCCGATTATCTCTCCACTGTTTTGCGAGTCGTAGATATTGATTGCCCCTTCCCAGTAGCGTGTGCTAAGGTCCAGTTCCTGCCCGTTAAATGCTGCTTCAACGATTAGTGTTTTGCCGAGCGGTTTTACTTCTGCCTGCCACTTTAAGGGATAGACAACACCGGTTGGGCTTTTCCAAGTATCAAGTACGGTTAAGGCAATATCATTTGTTTCAAGTTTAACGGTAGTGCCGTCTTTATTTACAATTAAACCCTCGTTATAGGGGTAAACACTGCCGTCTTTGTATCTCAGTTGGAAATAAACGATTTCGGTATCATCGTTTAGTTGTAACGAAAACCAATCCCAGCCGCCCTGTTCATCGCTTAGGGTGCTTGTACTCCATTCCCGGTCCAGCCAGCTGTTACCGCTGACGTTGTATTTTATCCCGTCGATTTCAATGTAACCGCTGCTTGCCAAGCGTGTAATCGAATAGTAATAGGAGGCGCTGGTTTTATCGATACTCTTGTAACTTAACCCGTTATCGCCTTCAAAAACAACATCTTTTAAAGGCGTTACATCCAGAGAAAGTGTGATACCGTTTTCGGAGGCATATAAACGGCACGGGAAGAACTCTTCGGCGGTGCCAAGCATATACCAGTTTTCGACGTTCATTCTAAACGGTTCTTCGCTAAAGCCGGCCAGCCCTAAGGCATCGCGGTTGAATTTTTCAAAGGCGTAAAACTGCTTGTTTTTGATATCGGATATTGTAAAATGTGCCATATAGATTTGATTGGTTCCCCATTCGGATGGTCTCTCGATTGCAAAGGGGGTTAGCGAGATGCGGAAAAAAGTTAGTTGATAGCCGAACCTGTTACCCGCTTCATCGTAGATATTACCGGTAAAATACCACCATTCATTGCGGAAATTCTCGTGCGGTGCGTGGTCTTTGGGAAAAGAGAAATCAATAACCCTGTTTGCGATGCTGTAACCTTCCGTTGAGCTGTCGCTAAGCGCCTCGATGATATTGATTTTTTTATCTTCGGAACCAGCATTTTTACCGTTGCATCCGCCAAATCCGAAGGATGTTAATGCCAGTATCGTTACAGCTAAGAGGGCAAAAAATCTTAGAATTAATTCACGTTTCATTTTATTCCTCCCTCAATGCTTCGGCAGGTGAAATTTTAGTCATTCTCCAAGAAGGATAAACGCTGGCAAGCAGGGATGCAACAATCGCAATCGCCAGCGCTTCGATGATTGTTTCGGCGCTGACTGTCATATTAATACTCCA from Dehalococcoidales bacterium harbors:
- the thyX gene encoding FAD-dependent thymidylate synthase; protein product: MYSGLEVKLLAITPDSENLVETAGRLCYASGDRLGTSENWIAARIKQGHESLIEHASATFYIKASRALTHELVRHRIASYSQRSQRYVREMQADYVIPPEFKDQNSETAKLYYEAMNSAWDSYKKLLDAGMKPEIARYVLPNACLTEIICTWNFREIRHILKLRTSPAALPEIREVAQKIEEIMKEQAPKVFGDL
- a CDS encoding lipocalin-like domain-containing protein, which encodes MKRELILRFFALLAVTILALTSFGFGGCNGKNAGSEDKKINIIEALSDSSTEGYSIANRVIDFSFPKDHAPHENFRNEWWYFTGNIYDEAGNRFGYQLTFFRISLTPFAIERPSEWGTNQIYMAHFTISDIKNKQFYAFEKFNRDALGLAGFSEEPFRMNVENWYMLGTAEEFFPCRLYASENGITLSLDVTPLKDVVFEGDNGLSYKSIDKTSASYYYSITRLASSGYIEIDGIKYNVSGNSWLDREWSTSTLSDEQGGWDWFSLQLNDDTEIVYFQLRYKDGSVYPYNEGLIVNKDGTTVKLETNDIALTVLDTWKSPTGVVYPLKWQAEVKPLGKTLIVEAAFNGQELDLSTRYWEGAINIYDSQNSGEIIGTGYLEMTGYE